A single window of Balaenoptera ricei isolate mBalRic1 chromosome 15, mBalRic1.hap2, whole genome shotgun sequence DNA harbors:
- the TNFRSF6B gene encoding LOW QUALITY PROTEIN: tumor necrosis factor receptor superfamily member 6B (The sequence of the model RefSeq protein was modified relative to this genomic sequence to represent the inferred CDS: inserted 1 base in 1 codon) — MRPSLWPLLALLLALAARGTAAGAPTYPWRDAETGEWLACDKCPPGTFVQRPCGRDSPTTCGACPPRYYTQFWHYLERCRYCNVICGEREEEARPCGATHNRACRCLPGFFAHAGFCLEHALCPPGTGVVAPGTPSQNTQCQPCSPGTFSASSSSSERCQPHRNCTALGLAVNVPGSPSHDALCTNXTGFPLGSLEPGALGTEECQRAVVDFVAFQDIFPRRLQQALAGPGARSPPPPQREDRAALRRRLWRQLTELREARPGTLGARLLRALRAARLSGLERSVRERFLRRR; from the exons ATGAGGCCCTCGCTGTGGCCGCTGCTGGCGCTGCTGCTGGCGCTCGCAGCGCGGGGGACGGCGGCGGGCGCGCCCACCTACCCGTGGCGGGACGCGGAGACGGGGGAGTGGCTGGCGTGCGACAAGTGTCCCCCGGGCACCTTCGTGCAGCGACCTTGCGGCCGGGACAGCCCCACGACGTGCGGCGCGTGCCCGCCGCGCTACTACACGCAGTTCTGGCACTACCTGGAGCGCTGCCGCTACTGCAACGTTATCTGCGGGGAGCGCGAGGAGGAGGCGCGGCCGTGTGGGGCCACCCACAACCGCGCCTGCCGCTGTCTCCCCGGCTTCTTCGCGCACGCGGGCTTCTGCCTGGAGCACGCGCTCTGCCCGCCCGGCACAGGCGTGGTTGCCCCCG GCACCCCCAGCCAGAACACGCAGTGCCAACCGTGCTCCCCGGGCACCTTCTCCGCCAGCAGCTCGAGCTCGGAGCGGTGCCAACCCCACCGCAACTGCACGGCCTTGGGCCTAGCCGTTAACGTGCCGGGATCCCCGTCCCACGATGCCCTGTGCACCA GCACGGGCTTCCCGCTCGGCTCGCTGGAGCCGGGGGCACTGG GGACCGAGGAGTGCCAGCGCGCCGTGGTCGACTTCGTGGCTTTCCAGGACATCTTTCCCAGGAGGCTCCAGCAGGCGCTCGCGGGCCCCGGGGCGCGGAGTCCGCCGCCGCCGCAAAGGGAGGACCGCGCGGCGCTGCGGCGGAGGCTGTGGCGGCAGCTCACGGAGCTCCGCGAGGCGCGGCCCGGGACGCTGGGGGCGCGGCTGCTGCGGGCGCTGCGCGCGGCCAGGCTGTCCGGGCTGGAGCGCAGCGTCCGCGAGCGCTTCCTCCGCAGGCGCTGA
- the ARFRP1 gene encoding ADP-ribosylation factor-related protein 1 isoform X1, with product MYTLLSGLYKYMFQKDEYCILILGLDNAGKTTFLEQSKTRFNKNYKGMTLSKITTTVGLNIGTVDFGKARLMFWDLGGQEELQSLWDKYYAECHGVIYVIDSTDEERLSESKRAFEKMVTSEALDGVPILVLANKQDIETCLSIPDIKTVFSDCASKIGRRDCLTQACSALTGKGVREGIEWMVKCVVRNVHRPPRQRDIT from the exons aTGTACACGCTGCTGTCAGGCCTGTACAAGTACATGTTCCAGAAGGACGAGTACTGCATCCTGATCCTGGGTCTGGACAACGCCGGGAAGACG aCCTTCTTGGAGCAGTCAAAGACGCGGTTCAACAAGAACTACAAGGGGATGACTCTGTCCAAAATCACTACCACTGTGGGCCTAAACA TCGGCACTGTGGACTTTGGAAAGGCCCGCCTCATGTTCTGGGACTTAGGGGGGCAGGAGGAGCTGCAGTCTTTGTGGGACAAG TACTACGCGGAGTGCCACGGCGTCATCTACGTCATCGACTCCACGGACGAGGAGCGGCTGTCCGAGTCCAAGCGAGCATTCG AGAAGATGGTCACAAGCGAGGCGCTGGACGGTGTCCCCATCCTGGTGCTGGCCAACAAGCAGGACATTGAG ACTTGCCTCTCCATCCCGGACATCAAGACTGTGTTCAGCGACTGCGCCTCCAAGATCGGCAGGCGTGACTGCCTGACCCAGGCCTGCTCGGCCCTCACGGG CAAGGGGGTGCGCGAGGGCATCGAGTGGATGGTGAAATGCGTCGTGCGGAATGTGCACCGGCCGCCGCGGCAGCGGGACATCACGTAG
- the ARFRP1 gene encoding ADP-ribosylation factor-related protein 1 isoform X2 produces the protein MYTLLSGLYKYMFQKDEYCILILGLDNAGKTTFLEQSKTRFNKNYKGMTLSKITTTVGLNIGTVDFGKARLMFWDLGGQEELQSLWDKYYAECHGVIYVIDSTDEERLSESKRAFDGHKRGAGRCPHPGAGQQAGH, from the exons aTGTACACGCTGCTGTCAGGCCTGTACAAGTACATGTTCCAGAAGGACGAGTACTGCATCCTGATCCTGGGTCTGGACAACGCCGGGAAGACG aCCTTCTTGGAGCAGTCAAAGACGCGGTTCAACAAGAACTACAAGGGGATGACTCTGTCCAAAATCACTACCACTGTGGGCCTAAACA TCGGCACTGTGGACTTTGGAAAGGCCCGCCTCATGTTCTGGGACTTAGGGGGGCAGGAGGAGCTGCAGTCTTTGTGGGACAAG TACTACGCGGAGTGCCACGGCGTCATCTACGTCATCGACTCCACGGACGAGGAGCGGCTGTCCGAGTCCAAGCGAGCATTCG ATGGTCACAAGCGAGGCGCTGGACGGTGTCCCCATCCTGGTGCTGGCCAACAAGCAGGACATTGA